The Spirochaetota bacterium DNA segment ATCTCAGAACGATTCGCTATCAGTATTTTCTTTATCATAAATTTTATTTTTAAAACTTCTATTAGGGCGCCTCGAAAAATCAGGGCATTCATTATTCAAATAATAGTAAGTCCTGATATAACCAGCAGTTGTTCCCTGAGGGGAACTTTAAAAAACTAATTTATAGAGGTTCCCATTAATGTTATTCTATTACCATCAGCACGTCGTTTGTATCTACTACTTCGCTCTCTGAAACGTATATTCCTTTTACAATACCATCGTTTTCTGATAGAATTTCAGCCTGCATCTTCATTGCCTCAAGTACTACAACCGATTGTCCTTTTTTAACATTTTCGCCAATTTTAACTTTTATTGATACCACCATTCCCTGCATGGGCGACAAAACAGCTCCTTTTGAAACAGGCTCATTCGGTGGCTTTATTACCTCTTTTTCTTTTTCAATGACAATACCCTTAACCGGTTTTATCTTAACCCTGAACTCTTCATCATCAACTGTTACAATGAACTCGTCAGAACTAACGGGCCTGTTAGATGGTTTTTCAATAGTTTCGGCAACGGGGAGAGTCTCCGGCTTTGCTTCTCCTTTAAGAAACTTGGCTGCCACTTGCGGGTACATAACGTAACTTAACAGGTCTTCTTCTGAATTTATGGGGACACCCAGTTCTATTGCTTCTTTTTTCGATTTTTCCAACTCGGGACTTAATAAATCGGCGGGACGCACCGTAATGGGTTTTTGATTATTAATGATAATATCGAGTATTTCTTTTTTTATTGGCACGGGTGTTTCTCCATAACCGCCCATGCAATAATTTTTAACTTCTTCGGTAACCTTTTTATACCTTGCCCCCATCAAAACATTTAACACGGCCTGTGTTCCTATAATCTGGCTTGTAGGGGTTACCAGTGGCGGAAAACCCAAATCTTCCCTTACCCTGGGAACTTCTTTAAGAACATCATTGTATCTGTGTGTTGCTTTTTGTTCTTTTAGTTGCGAATAAAGGTTCGAAATCATTCCTCCAGGAATCTGGTGAAGCAAAACGCTTACATCCGACTTTTCGGCGACAGGGGTGAAAAGTGTCTCGTATTTCTCCCTCACTTTTAAGAAATAATACCCGATATCGACAAGTTTTTTTAAATCCAAGCCGGTATCGAATGGAGTATCTTTAAGCGAAGCAACAAATGATTCCATAGGTGGCTGGGAGGTCCCACCTGCCAACGGTGAAAATGCACAGTCAACAATATCCGCACCTGCCTCGCAGGCTGCGTAATAACTCAACATGCCCATTCCGCTGGTCATGTGTGTATGAAGGTCGACGGGGAGCCTGGTCGCATTTTTTATTGCAGAAACTAAATCATATGCGGCCTTGGGCGTAATAAGCCCTGCCATATCTTTAATGCAAACTACATCACTGCCCAGTATTTCGAGTTTAACAGCCATTTCGGCAAACCATTCTACCGTATGTACGGGACTGGTGGTGTAAGCGATTGTTCCCTGCACTATGGCGCCCGAGTCTTTTGCTGCTTTTATGGAGACTTCCATATTGCGTATGTCATTAAGTGCATCGAATATTCTTAAAATATCAATACCATTCTTTACACAAAGGCTTACAAATTTTTTTGTGGTGTCATCGGCATAATGGCGATAGCCAACAAGATTTTGGCCGCGCAACAACATTTGAAGCGGTGTTTTTTTTACTTTTTCTTTTATTTTTCGCAGCCGTTCCCAAGGGTCTTCGGCTAAAAACCTTAAACATGAATCAAAAGTTGCACCACCCCAAACTTCAAGCGAATAAAAACCGATTTCATCAAGTTTTTCTAACACAGGGAGCATATCTTCTGTTCTCATTCTTGTGGCAATGAGCGATTGATGCCCGTCACGTAATGTTGTATCGACAATTTTTATCATAATTATTTTTCGTTTTTTATTAAATAATCACAAAACAAAATTTCATTGTAATGTTACGATTTTATCAAGCGTTACACACATTAACGTCAACTATAAAAAAGAAATAAGTTGGTAATAATGACTGTTGTGCATCTTTTTTATTTCCCCTCGGATTCTCAGTTTTTGTAATTCACAGGCATTTTTTGCAGTTTCAGGTGAATCGCCTTATTTTACTTGTGTATCCCGTTACTGTGACCGGTAAGTTCCAAATTACGCAATAAATTTTTCACGCTCCCCTCGACGGGCAAATTAGGTAAATATCCGCCTAAAAATAACCTTTCAGAAATCGAATAAGAGAGGCTTGTGAGGTATTCGAACAGTACTGTAAGCTGCTGAATCACCTCTTTTTTAGGCAGTAAATTTAAACGGCCCCCGATACGAATGAGATAGAAATGGGATACAGCGTTACACATCCTATCACCTCACGGAACAAAATGCTAAAAAAGTATTGACTTTAATGTTCAATAATCACGTATTTACGCATAAATATACAGGGAGACACCAACGCGGGCGTAATTCAGTGGTAGAATGTCAGCTTCCCAAGCTGGACGTCGTGGGTTCGAGCCCCATCGCCCGCTCATAGGACGCACCGATCGAAACGCACGGGGGAGCGCCCGCGGGGCGTTCCGCTGCTCTACACAGGACGGCACACATGAAAACTACCGAAACCCTGCTCGCCAGCGCCGGAGTCGCCTCCGCGATCGGCAATACGCCGGTCGTGCGCCTGCGGCACCTCTCGCCCAACCCTCGCGTGGCGATACTCGCGAAGCTCGAGGGCGCGAACCCCGGCGGCTCGGTGAAAGACCGCCCGGCGTACTACATGCTTAAAAAGGCCGTGGAGAGCGGCGAGCTCACCGTCGACAAAATAATCCTCGAACCCACCAGCGGGAACACCGGCATAGGCCTGGCGATGGTGGGGGTCTCCATGGGCTTGCGCGTAACGCTCTGCATGCCCGATTGCGTCAGCATGGAGCGGCGGAGCATACTCATGGCCTTTGGCGCCGAGCTCGTGCTCACGCCCGGATGCCAGGCGACCGACGGCGCCATTGTCGAGGCGCGCCGCATGCTCGAGGCCGAGCCGGGCAAATACTACATGCCCGACCAGTTCTCCAATCCCGCTAACGTTCTCGCGCACTACGAGACCACCGCGCCGGAGATCATCGAACAGGCGGGCGGCCCAATTTCGGCCTTCGTGGCCGGGCTCGGGACCACCGGCACCATCATGGGGGTCGGCCGGCGCCTCAGGGAGCACGATACATCGACAAGAATCATCGCGGTCGAGCCTCCGGTGGGGCACACCATCCAGGGGCTTAAAAACATGACCGAGAGCCTCGTGCCCGGCATTTACAATCCGGCGATGATCGACGAGATAGTGACCGTCGGCGACGAGGAGGCTTTCGCGACGTGCCGCGATCTGGCGGTGCGCGAGGGACTGTTCTGCGGCATGTCCAGCGGCGCGGCCGTCGCCGGGGCCATACGAGCGGCGCGCGTGATGGACGAGGGGACGATCGTCACCATACTCCCCGATCGCGGCGACCGCTATCTCTCCACGGCGCTCTTCAAGTCGGTCTGCGCCAAGTGCCCGCCGTAGGGCCGCGCCGAAAACCTGATCGCATCCGGGAGCGCCGCGTCTCGCACAACGATATAACAGCCCGGATTACAAGGACGGAAAACCATGCCCAGGGAACGCACGCTCTCAATGATCAAGCCCGACGCCGTCGGAAAAAATGTCATCGGCGAAATATACTCACGGTTCGAGAAAAACGGCCTGCGCATAGCCGCCGCGCGCATGCTCCATCTCTCGGTCGACGATGCGAAGCGCTTTTACGCCGAGCACGAGGGGCAGCCCTTCTTCGAGCCGCTCGTCGAATTCATTACCTCGGGGCCCATCCTCGCCCAGGTACTGGAGGGCGACGATGCGATAGCCAGGAACCGCGAGATAATGGGGAAAACCAACTCCCCGGAAGCGGCGCCGGGAACCATACGACGCGATTTCGGTGAAAATAATCAGCGTAACGCGGTCCACGGCTCGGACAGCGCAAAAAGCGCCGAGAGGGAGATAGCGTTTTTCTTCGAGCCCGAAGAGGTATTCGTTCGCTGGTAGGCCCGCGCCCAGGCCGCGTCGCGACGCCGCAATGCCGTCCTACCGGACCTGAAGGCGCACCCGCACCAGGCTTTTCACCCTGAACCCCACAAGCCGCGCCCAGAAGCCCAGGCGCGTCCCGTAGCCGATCGTCACGAGCGAAAGCGCAAGCCCCAGAAGCGAAACGGAGACGACCACCCACCGGCGGTAGAGCCGCTTCTGCAGCTCCTCGGCGTAGGCCATAACCGGTGAAAGGTCGCGCCGCGCGGAGATGACAAAGCTCGCTCCCGCCGGCTGTGTCCAGAAAAGTGTCTTCTTTCCATCCTCTATCCGGTAATACTGGGCACGCGCGCTGATATAATAGGTACCCTCCTCGAGGTCGTCGAACGCGACGGTGTCTCCGGTATGATTTATATCCGCAGGCGCGCGTTTGGGCTCGCCCCCGGCTGAGATAGAATAGCCGGTGATGAATTCGGGGCGTATGTTCCGCGGCACGATGCGGGCCTCGAACGATCCGCGGTCGAACGGGTTTTTCGGATCGAACGGGAAGACGATCTCAATACGCGGAACCGCCGGACGTGGCGGCCCGGTCCCGGGACCGAAATCGAGGCCCTTCGCAATTCGCTCGTAAGCCTCCAGGTCGAGCGGATCGGCCTTGTTGACGATTATCTCGTATACCGAAACGCGGCCCATGGTGTTCGTTTTGTCCACCGCGGCCAGCGTAAAGAAATAGCGCCCGTCCTCAAGCCCCTCGAAAGCGGCCTCGAAGTCTCCGCTGAACGTCGCCGGGCGCACGGATGTATCACGCGCGATGCTGTAGAGAAAACCCTTCAGGCGGGCCTTCTCGCCCATCGTCCAGCGAAACCGCGGCGCGCGCGACGCCGATACCTGTGATTCCGGGTGCGTCGGCGACACCACAAGGGGCCCGGCAAGCTGGTTTTTGCTCACCTGCAGGGGATAGTGGATGGTACGGCTGTAATTGCCGGCGCCGTCCACCGCGCGGATATGGAAATAGCTGATACCGTCGTCAAGGTCGGGAATGCGATATGTGCGGACGTTGCCCTCGAGGTTCTGGACCGCCGGGATAAAATCGGGCACCTTGTTTACGATTACGGCATACCCTATGATTCCCGACTCGTCCGTCGGAGGGGTCCACTGCACCAGTGCCGTCGAATCCTTCGACCAGGCGTTTTCGGGATGCGTCGGCGAAAAAAGGACCGGGGTATCGACATAAATGTCCGAGTGTTTCGCCGCCACACGGTCGGCCTCCTCCCAGACCGCGACCACGCGTGCGTTCGAGGACACCATAGCGGGCTTGCGGGCCGGTACGTTCTGCGGCGAAAGACGGTTCTCGGCCGAAAAGGCGCGATCCGCGAGCATGTACTTTCGGGACATTATCCCCGGACGGACATCCCTGGTGTCGTACCACACGATCACCAACTCGTCGATCCGGCCCGGCAGCACCCGGGGCGAATAACAGTTCGCGTTGGTGGCGGTGACATCGAGGGGCCTTTCGGTCCAGGTTTTGCCGTAATCGCCGCCCCGGAGCATTTTAATGGCCCAGTTTTTGTCGTCGTTGTTCTGGTATACGCAGTAGATCGTATCGTGATAAAACGCG contains these protein-coding regions:
- the ndk gene encoding nucleoside-diphosphate kinase, translated to MPRERTLSMIKPDAVGKNVIGEIYSRFEKNGLRIAAARMLHLSVDDAKRFYAEHEGQPFFEPLVEFITSGPILAQVLEGDDAIARNREIMGKTNSPEAAPGTIRRDFGENNQRNAVHGSDSAKSAEREIAFFFEPEEVFVRW
- a CDS encoding cysteine synthase family protein; amino-acid sequence: MKTTETLLASAGVASAIGNTPVVRLRHLSPNPRVAILAKLEGANPGGSVKDRPAYYMLKKAVESGELTVDKIILEPTSGNTGIGLAMVGVSMGLRVTLCMPDCVSMERRSILMAFGAELVLTPGCQATDGAIVEARRMLEAEPGKYYMPDQFSNPANVLAHYETTAPEIIEQAGGPISAFVAGLGTTGTIMGVGRRLREHDTSTRIIAVEPPVGHTIQGLKNMTESLVPGIYNPAMIDEIVTVGDEEAFATCRDLAVREGLFCGMSSGAAVAGAIRAARVMDEGTIVTILPDRGDRYLSTALFKSVCAKCPP
- the oadA gene encoding sodium-extruding oxaloacetate decarboxylase subunit alpha, whose translation is MIKIVDTTLRDGHQSLIATRMRTEDMLPVLEKLDEIGFYSLEVWGGATFDSCLRFLAEDPWERLRKIKEKVKKTPLQMLLRGQNLVGYRHYADDTTKKFVSLCVKNGIDILRIFDALNDIRNMEVSIKAAKDSGAIVQGTIAYTTSPVHTVEWFAEMAVKLEILGSDVVCIKDMAGLITPKAAYDLVSAIKNATRLPVDLHTHMTSGMGMLSYYAACEAGADIVDCAFSPLAGGTSQPPMESFVASLKDTPFDTGLDLKKLVDIGYYFLKVREKYETLFTPVAEKSDVSVLLHQIPGGMISNLYSQLKEQKATHRYNDVLKEVPRVREDLGFPPLVTPTSQIIGTQAVLNVLMGARYKKVTEEVKNYCMGGYGETPVPIKKEILDIIINNQKPITVRPADLLSPELEKSKKEAIELGVPINSEEDLLSYVMYPQVAAKFLKGEAKPETLPVAETIEKPSNRPVSSDEFIVTVDDEEFRVKIKPVKGIVIEKEKEVIKPPNEPVSKGAVLSPMQGMVVSIKVKIGENVKKGQSVVVLEAMKMQAEILSENDGIVKGIYVSESEVVDTNDVLMVIE